One genomic region from Melioribacteraceae bacterium encodes:
- a CDS encoding N-acetylmuramoyl-L-alanine amidase → MRSTLVKYLLIILILISADLNAQRLLKISVEINGRESTLSYISRNGFAFVSGKEIASILSANIFYNQDAAKLEIKFPDYTIKLTARNQFLILTRRSDNTTSIYQLPISTLLINNDVFVPLLYCQNYLSLAFGKKISFDNSTKSLTVFDEPYSPDLFYVNLEDEKKETETESKTIDKSQPSKPPVSRYDIYLLNIEEKSNGTLIRLKTSRKLPIPRHSINNNTLYVFFPGISMAPDIINSIKSAGLVKSVRRVALSQKNSQLEFSLDEGFSSSEAFLDLESNDIMITIHNKLFTSQNLPVTDSKSKWIFDTVVIDAGHGGKDPGAIGVTGVKEKDINLRLALKLGALFEKELPGVKIVYTRKTDQFIELFKRGKIANEAGGKLFISIHCNSTVKKDISHRGFEVYLLRPGKTQDAIEIAEFENSVIKLEDNPDRYQKLTDENFILVSMAHSQYMRYSEKFSDLLNQEWKKSVEIPSLGIKQAGFYVLVGASMPGVLIETGFLSNRKDEAYLNSNNGQNEIARAIFNSVVKYRNFYDREVAEGAGN, encoded by the coding sequence ATGAGAAGTACACTGGTAAAATATCTTTTGATAATTCTTATTTTGATTTCTGCAGATCTGAACGCTCAGCGCCTTCTTAAAATTTCTGTTGAAATCAACGGAAGGGAATCGACTCTATCATATATTTCAAGGAATGGGTTTGCATTTGTATCGGGTAAAGAGATCGCATCAATTCTTTCGGCAAATATTTTCTATAACCAGGATGCCGCAAAGCTTGAGATCAAATTCCCGGATTACACCATTAAGCTTACTGCCAGGAATCAGTTTCTTATTTTAACAAGGCGCTCTGATAACACAACAAGTATTTATCAACTTCCGATCTCAACCCTGCTGATTAATAACGATGTCTTTGTTCCTCTCCTCTATTGCCAGAATTATCTTAGTCTTGCATTCGGTAAAAAAATCAGTTTCGACAACAGTACAAAAAGTCTGACCGTTTTTGATGAACCCTATTCACCGGATCTCTTCTATGTAAACCTTGAAGATGAGAAAAAGGAAACGGAGACCGAATCAAAAACAATCGATAAATCCCAGCCCTCAAAACCGCCTGTTTCCAGGTACGATATTTATCTTCTGAACATTGAGGAAAAATCGAACGGAACTCTGATAAGACTTAAGACATCCCGTAAGTTACCGATACCGCGCCACTCAATTAACAACAATACACTTTATGTTTTCTTCCCCGGAATTTCGATGGCACCTGATATTATAAACAGTATTAAAAGTGCCGGACTAGTAAAAAGTGTAAGACGGGTTGCCCTTTCCCAAAAGAATTCTCAGCTCGAGTTTTCGCTCGACGAAGGATTCTCATCATCGGAAGCTTTCCTCGACCTTGAGAGCAACGACATTATGATTACAATTCATAATAAACTTTTCACTTCGCAGAATCTTCCTGTAACCGATTCCAAATCCAAATGGATTTTTGATACGGTTGTTATTGATGCGGGTCACGGGGGTAAAGACCCCGGGGCTATTGGTGTAACGGGCGTTAAAGAAAAGGATATAAATCTCAGGCTGGCTCTTAAACTCGGCGCCCTTTTTGAAAAAGAACTCCCCGGCGTAAAGATTGTTTATACGCGTAAGACCGATCAGTTCATAGAACTTTTTAAACGTGGTAAAATTGCCAATGAGGCCGGCGGTAAATTATTCATTTCGATCCACTGCAATTCTACAGTTAAAAAGGATATTAGTCATAGAGGTTTTGAAGTTTATCTTTTAAGACCGGGCAAGACACAGGACGCAATTGAAATAGCCGAGTTCGAAAACAGTGTAATTAAACTGGAAGATAATCCCGACCGGTATCAGAAACTTACAGATGAAAATTTCATACTTGTCAGCATGGCCCATTCACAGTATATGCGCTACTCCGAAAAATTTTCCGACCTACTGAACCAGGAATGGAAAAAGAGTGTTGAGATTCCATCGCTCGGAATTAAGCAGGCAGGATTCTATGTCCTGGTAGGTGCTTCTATGCCGGGCGTTTTGATTGAGACAGGTTTTCTTTCTAACCGGAAGGATGAGGCTTATCTGAACAGTAATAATGGTCAGAATGAAATTGCGCGGGCCATATTCAACTCCGTTGTTAAATACAGGAATTTTTATGATCGCGAAGTTGCTGAGGGTGCCGGAAACTAA
- a CDS encoding DedA family protein, producing the protein MEIINYLIDLFLNLDDHLHELILEYGAYTYGILFSVIFAETGFVFTPFLPGDSLLFAAGTFAAKGSFDPHLLFLLLTTAAILGDTVNYWIGHYIGMKIFDRFPKILKREYLDRTHQFYEKHGGKTIILARFVPIVRTFAPFVAGVGAMTYSRFISYNVIGGIIWVGIFVYGGYFFGNLEFVKNNFTIVIITIIIISILPGVTEYLRHRKSASKIEGEK; encoded by the coding sequence ATGGAAATAATAAACTACCTGATCGATCTATTTCTGAATCTGGACGATCATCTTCACGAACTGATTCTTGAATACGGTGCTTATACATATGGTATCCTCTTCTCTGTAATATTTGCAGAAACCGGATTTGTATTTACTCCTTTTCTGCCGGGGGATTCGCTTTTATTCGCTGCCGGCACTTTTGCCGCCAAAGGATCGTTCGACCCCCATCTTCTGTTTCTTCTTCTTACTACCGCTGCTATTCTTGGCGATACTGTTAACTACTGGATAGGCCATTATATCGGAATGAAAATATTCGACCGCTTTCCCAAAATACTTAAACGGGAATATCTTGATAGAACTCATCAATTCTATGAAAAACACGGCGGTAAGACGATTATACTTGCCCGATTTGTACCGATTGTCAGAACATTTGCGCCGTTTGTAGCCGGAGTCGGTGCTATGACTTATTCCCGGTTTATCTCTTACAATGTTATAGGCGGAATTATCTGGGTCGGCATATTCGTTTACGGCGGATATTTCTTCGGCAACCTTGAGTTTGTTAAGAACAATTTTACAATAGTAATCATTACGATAATAATTATTTCAATACTCCCCGGTGTTACGGAGTATTTAAGGCACAGGAAATCCGCTTCTAAGATTGAAGGAGAAAAGTAG
- a CDS encoding isoprenylcysteine carboxylmethyltransferase family protein — translation MDPVNLIAAIILFLSMTANWGGARKGLKTSITKVVVKPDTFLQKIPPNVSAVVLILIVLGIFNIGTLDNEKDGLIQTTRFIGLGFFAVFSWLQVYSYRSLGSSYAPDIVILKDHKLYTNGIYKFIRHPQYLSQILSDLGAGVALISYLALPLILILEIPLFIMRASVEEKMLAGYFKSEFTEYKKRSGFLIPFIG, via the coding sequence ATGGATCCAGTTAATCTGATTGCAGCAATTATCTTATTCCTTTCTATGACCGCAAACTGGGGAGGGGCCCGGAAAGGGTTGAAAACTTCTATTACCAAAGTTGTTGTAAAACCTGATACTTTTCTTCAGAAAATTCCCCCGAATGTTTCGGCTGTTGTATTGATTCTGATCGTACTGGGGATTTTTAATATAGGTACTTTGGATAATGAGAAAGATGGATTGATACAAACGACCCGGTTTATAGGACTGGGATTCTTTGCGGTTTTTTCCTGGCTGCAGGTCTATTCCTACAGATCACTTGGAAGTTCTTATGCACCCGATATAGTGATTTTAAAAGATCACAAATTATATACAAATGGAATTTATAAATTTATCCGTCATCCCCAGTATCTAAGTCAGATTTTAAGTGATCTCGGTGCAGGAGTAGCTTTGATAAGTTACTTGGCTCTCCCGTTAATCCTGATTCTTGAAATTCCTCTTTTTATTATGCGCGCTTCGGTAGAAGAAAAGATGTTAGCCGGATATTTTAAGAGCGAATTTACAGAGTATAAAAAAAGAAGCGGTTTCCTTATCCCTTTCATCGGTTAA
- a CDS encoding alpha-amylase family glycosyl hydrolase — protein sequence MKKIFLFLFLIFSFSPIFSQTLKIEKVEPPNWWTGMKWNNIQLMIYGENLNGISAKFSDSRIKIKKIHTPENSSYAFIDIKIPDRLPSGDYKLELRNGSGKASIDFPVYQREKGIRHQGFSGNDIIYLLMPDRFANGDHANDSISGYYDSMQRIPNEWRFGGDIQGMIDKLDYLKDLGVTAVWATPLVENNTFRSYHGYSATDFYNTDPRLGSNQLYKKYVDEAHKRGIKVILDHVANHFSDNHPWMRNLPMKNWINGSIEDHLPANHHKMIFTDPYADSSTIKHVERGWFVRDMVDINQENLFVQNYIIQNTIWWVEFSGLDGIREDTHPYNNQKFIASWAKAILDEFPTLNIVGEVWTGESDFLAAYQRDTFLKKNFNTHLPSLTDFGLRDVLIDFVSGRGGLYKVFNVIAKDFLFTDPSQLVTFVDNHDLERVMYYANGNVDKVKLAYVIMMTTRGIPSVFYGSEIGMTGGRGHGVLRAPFPGGFPSDKQNGFEKSGRSDFENEFFNFIRNLIHIRKSHSAFINGKLIHYPPVSDVYYYFREDGNRKFLIVINGNEKEALVDLNPVKHRIGEKTSLIELITNSKRILESDLILKMNPLSAGIFMIE from the coding sequence ATGAAAAAAATTTTTCTGTTCTTATTTCTGATTTTTTCTTTCAGCCCGATTTTTTCCCAGACTTTGAAAATAGAGAAAGTAGAACCGCCCAACTGGTGGACCGGAATGAAATGGAACAATATCCAATTGATGATATACGGGGAAAATCTGAATGGTATATCGGCTAAGTTTTCGGACAGCAGGATAAAAATTAAAAAAATTCATACACCCGAAAATTCTTCTTATGCATTCATCGACATAAAGATTCCCGACCGGCTCCCGTCAGGCGATTACAAACTTGAATTGAGAAACGGATCCGGAAAAGCATCCATCGACTTTCCCGTTTACCAAAGGGAGAAAGGGATACGTCACCAGGGATTTTCCGGCAATGATATAATTTATTTGCTGATGCCGGACCGGTTTGCAAATGGAGACCATGCTAACGACTCAATTTCCGGATATTACGATTCGATGCAGAGAATTCCGAACGAGTGGCGGTTCGGCGGAGATATCCAAGGAATGATCGATAAACTCGATTATTTGAAAGACCTGGGCGTTACGGCTGTCTGGGCCACACCACTAGTAGAGAACAATACTTTCCGTTCATATCATGGTTATTCCGCAACAGATTTTTATAATACCGATCCGCGGCTCGGTTCAAACCAGCTTTACAAAAAATATGTTGATGAAGCTCATAAAAGAGGAATCAAAGTAATTCTGGATCATGTGGCTAATCATTTCAGCGATAATCATCCGTGGATGAGAAATCTGCCGATGAAAAACTGGATCAACGGATCAATTGAGGATCATCTCCCAGCGAATCATCATAAGATGATCTTTACGGATCCTTATGCGGATAGTTCCACTATCAAACATGTTGAGAGGGGATGGTTTGTTAGAGACATGGTCGATATAAATCAGGAGAACCTGTTCGTCCAGAATTATATAATACAGAATACAATCTGGTGGGTCGAATTTTCCGGTCTGGACGGGATACGCGAAGACACTCACCCTTATAACAATCAGAAATTTATTGCGAGTTGGGCCAAAGCAATTCTGGATGAATTTCCGACATTAAACATAGTAGGTGAAGTATGGACTGGAGAAAGTGATTTTCTTGCAGCTTACCAGAGAGACACTTTCCTTAAAAAGAATTTTAACACCCATCTACCCTCCCTCACCGATTTCGGTCTGCGCGATGTACTGATTGATTTTGTTTCCGGAAGAGGTGGACTGTATAAAGTATTCAATGTAATTGCAAAGGATTTTCTTTTTACAGATCCTTCGCAATTAGTTACGTTTGTTGATAACCACGACCTCGAACGTGTAATGTACTATGCAAACGGAAATGTTGATAAAGTAAAACTCGCTTATGTAATAATGATGACAACTCGAGGAATACCATCCGTTTTCTACGGCTCCGAAATCGGGATGACAGGCGGACGCGGACACGGTGTTTTAAGAGCACCGTTCCCGGGCGGATTTCCAAGCGATAAACAGAATGGATTTGAAAAATCAGGCCGCAGTGATTTCGAAAACGAATTTTTTAACTTTATCCGGAATTTAATTCATATCAGAAAAAGTCACAGCGCATTTATTAACGGCAAACTGATTCATTATCCTCCGGTATCAGATGTTTATTACTATTTCAGGGAGGATGGCAACAGAAAATTTTTAATTGTTATAAACGGAAACGAAAAAGAAGCCTTAGTTGATTTGAATCCGGTTAAGCACCGGATCGGAGAAAAAACAAGTCTGATAGAGTTGATAACAAATTCGAAAAGAATTCTGGAGAGTGATTTAATTCTGAAAATGAATCCGTTATCAGCCGGTATATTTATGATTGAATAA
- a CDS encoding DUF5686 family protein has product MNKLIILLLLNSYCFAQQFSVSGKITDSNSGEPLSYANIRIAGTTIGTAANLDGDFELKLKTGNYSLITSFIGYKSDTVKVDLSADRNISIRLEPIPVKLPEITVLPGENPADEIIRRAIEAKKTREEKIDSYIFKAYTKGLVKTTKDITTSDRSVGISIGTKDTGDLKITGIIENESKGYFKKPDYYKDEIIARKQSANTPSTINILTGGRLLQNFYTNDIQFFTRPLTGPIADNALDYYYYIIEDTLAMDNKNVFQIYFEPIDRTAPGFYGKIYIKDGTFSLVKLDVNLNSAANPGGIFTRINIFQQFVPFENGIVMPIDYRVFVEGNFLGLAKFGFELNTIFYDYEINNRIDPDFFDMIVIKVMPDADKKDSTFWRSTQTIPNTLQEIEAYRRIDSLETIPKDFWDDFSILSSSLRLSDNFSISGPLSLYSFNNITGHALNFGFSISNELDKRLNLSGDIAYGFSDKKFETDFYARYYLGDYRTTTVSLKAFNKLTDLFGESVRYDRSTSTLTSLLGKYDFRDYYYTTGIEAKITGEIFPILRAGIGLLNRTDNSANNNSNFSILNRSKVYRTNKLIRETRVNAVTAEFSIDFRKFIEDGYFRRKISFGGPNLIFNGKALLSDRSSLKSSLDFQFYELNLSGFIPLFKTTALNFLIKGIGSKGEVPLQMMYALPGNIESVGREYSFRTFGIGEVFGDNGIIFTAQYNLNDELFRLLKVPLLKDWNLILTTYFNAALLRISDESKRILPAQYTEFDKPIYELGFSIGQILFPITVEFTWRLNYRGNNNFVIGFNTFVL; this is encoded by the coding sequence ATGAATAAGTTAATTATATTGCTGCTATTGAACAGCTATTGTTTTGCGCAGCAATTTTCGGTGTCGGGGAAAATAACCGACAGCAATAGTGGTGAACCTCTAAGTTATGCCAACATCCGGATCGCCGGTACAACAATCGGTACGGCTGCAAATCTTGACGGTGATTTCGAACTTAAACTTAAAACCGGCAATTATTCCCTCATTACATCATTTATCGGATATAAGTCCGATACTGTTAAAGTTGATCTTTCTGCAGACAGAAATATTAGTATTCGCCTGGAACCGATTCCGGTTAAGCTCCCCGAGATTACAGTTCTGCCGGGTGAGAATCCGGCCGACGAAATTATCCGCCGGGCTATCGAAGCTAAGAAGACCCGCGAGGAGAAGATCGATTCATACATTTTTAAAGCTTACACCAAAGGTCTCGTAAAAACCACAAAGGATATTACAACATCGGACAGAAGCGTTGGAATTTCAATCGGAACTAAAGATACAGGGGATTTGAAAATAACAGGTATCATAGAAAACGAAAGCAAAGGATATTTTAAGAAACCCGATTATTACAAGGATGAAATAATCGCACGCAAACAGTCAGCCAATACTCCATCTACAATTAATATTTTAACGGGAGGGCGGCTGCTTCAGAATTTTTATACGAATGACATTCAGTTTTTCACAAGACCTTTAACAGGTCCTATCGCCGATAACGCGCTGGATTATTATTACTATATCATCGAAGACACTCTGGCAATGGACAATAAAAATGTTTTTCAGATCTACTTCGAGCCGATTGATAGAACCGCTCCGGGATTTTACGGTAAGATTTATATAAAGGACGGTACATTTTCCCTGGTTAAACTTGATGTTAATTTAAACAGCGCTGCAAACCCCGGCGGAATTTTTACAAGGATAAATATTTTTCAGCAGTTCGTTCCATTCGAAAACGGTATTGTAATGCCTATCGACTACCGTGTTTTTGTTGAAGGAAATTTTCTGGGTCTTGCCAAATTCGGCTTCGAGCTTAATACGATCTTCTACGATTACGAAATCAACAACAGAATCGACCCTGATTTCTTCGATATGATTGTTATTAAAGTAATGCCCGACGCCGATAAGAAGGATTCAACATTCTGGCGTTCGACACAGACAATTCCGAATACTCTTCAGGAGATTGAGGCTTACAGGAGAATCGACAGCCTGGAAACAATTCCGAAAGATTTCTGGGATGATTTTTCCATCTTATCATCCAGTCTGCGGCTAAGCGATAATTTTTCAATTTCAGGGCCGTTATCCCTCTACAGTTTCAATAACATTACCGGTCATGCTCTGAACTTCGGTTTTTCAATCTCTAACGAGCTGGATAAAAGACTGAATTTGAGCGGTGACATTGCTTACGGATTTTCCGATAAAAAGTTTGAAACCGACTTTTACGCGAGATACTATCTGGGAGACTACAGGACAACCACTGTAAGTCTTAAAGCTTTTAACAAGCTTACCGATTTGTTCGGCGAATCGGTGAGGTATGACCGTTCTACATCTACACTTACAAGTCTGCTCGGCAAATACGATTTCAGGGATTACTATTACACGACAGGAATAGAAGCTAAGATAACCGGCGAAATTTTTCCAATCCTTCGTGCCGGAATCGGTTTATTAAACCGGACGGACAACAGCGCAAACAACAATTCCAACTTTTCAATTCTGAACAGATCCAAAGTATACCGCACCAATAAGCTTATCCGCGAAACACGTGTAAATGCTGTTACTGCAGAATTTTCAATTGATTTCAGGAAGTTTATTGAAGATGGTTACTTCCGCCGAAAGATTTCGTTCGGCGGTCCGAATTTAATTTTTAATGGCAAAGCCCTTTTAAGCGATCGTTCTTCGCTTAAAAGCAGTCTCGATTTTCAATTCTATGAATTAAACCTGTCGGGTTTTATCCCGCTATTCAAGACTACCGCGCTCAATTTTCTAATTAAGGGGATCGGATCGAAAGGCGAAGTGCCGCTTCAGATGATGTATGCCCTTCCGGGTAATATCGAAAGCGTCGGCAGGGAGTATTCATTCAGAACTTTCGGCATCGGCGAAGTATTCGGCGATAACGGAATTATCTTTACGGCCCAGTATAATTTGAACGATGAATTATTCCGACTGCTGAAGGTCCCTCTGCTTAAGGATTGGAATCTGATTCTCACAACCTATTTTAACGCGGCACTGCTCAGGATATCTGACGAGAGCAAACGAATTCTTCCCGCACAGTACACAGAATTCGACAAGCCGATCTACGAGCTCGGTTTCAGTATCGGTCAGATCCTCTTCCCCATAACTGTTGAATTTACATGGAGACTTAATTACAGGGGTAATAATAATTTTGTTATTGGATTTAATACTTTTGTGTTGTAG
- a CDS encoding TIGR01777 family oxidoreductase: protein MNKKIVITGATGFIGSNIARRLIKEGNRVSIVSRSTERAKSVIPDAVEYIEWNYKTDPAGFVNGRDVVIHLMGENIMARRWTAKHKKEVINSRIESTRALVKGIENAEVKPELFVHSSAIGFYGNGFFEADENSKKGKGFLADVVSEWENEAAEVEKYGVRRVSVRLGIVLDKNEGALKKMILPFKFFIGGPLGSGKQWFPWVSIDDAAEIFRFVIEKEKIEGPVNAVAPEFIDMKRFAATLGRIMKRPSLFRVPEFALKMILGEAAEALVYGVKVIPARLVEHGYNFRYKNINEALINLL from the coding sequence GTGAATAAAAAAATAGTCATAACGGGTGCCACAGGTTTTATAGGAAGCAACATTGCCAGGCGGCTGATTAAAGAGGGAAACCGGGTTTCTATTGTAAGCAGATCGACCGAAAGAGCGAAAAGTGTTATTCCTGATGCTGTTGAATATATTGAGTGGAATTATAAAACAGATCCTGCAGGTTTTGTGAATGGTAGGGATGTTGTAATACATCTTATGGGCGAAAATATTATGGCCCGGAGATGGACCGCTAAACATAAAAAAGAAGTAATTAACAGCAGGATTGAATCGACAAGGGCACTGGTTAAAGGGATTGAAAACGCGGAAGTTAAACCGGAATTGTTCGTCCATTCTTCGGCAATCGGTTTTTACGGAAACGGATTTTTTGAAGCCGACGAAAACAGTAAAAAAGGAAAAGGATTTCTGGCCGATGTTGTATCCGAATGGGAGAATGAAGCGGCTGAAGTTGAAAAATACGGTGTAAGAAGAGTGAGTGTAAGACTGGGAATTGTACTTGATAAGAATGAAGGCGCGTTGAAGAAAATGATACTTCCTTTTAAATTTTTTATAGGAGGCCCTTTAGGCAGCGGCAAACAGTGGTTCCCATGGGTAAGTATCGACGATGCTGCAGAGATTTTCAGGTTTGTAATTGAAAAAGAAAAAATTGAAGGACCTGTAAATGCAGTCGCTCCAGAGTTCATAGACATGAAAAGATTTGCAGCTACTCTTGGCAGAATAATGAAACGGCCCTCTTTATTCAGGGTTCCGGAATTTGCACTTAAAATGATTCTCGGTGAAGCAGCCGAAGCATTGGTTTACGGCGTTAAAGTGATTCCGGCGAGATTGGTTGAACACGGTTATAATTTCAGGTATAAGAATATTAATGAAGCTTTGATAAATCTGCTGTAG
- a CDS encoding DUF1684 domain-containing protein — protein MKHFRILLAVQTLIIFSSCSTQLKEKGDPAYVSGIKKWKEVRIENLKKENGWLNLAGLFWLGEGENKFGSDKSNQIIFPEEKSPGFMGSFFLKDSIVTMKINAGVEVFLENCELVSEIILKHDQQKETTILDHGSLRWNLIKRGERYGIRLRDLDAALVKNFQGIESYPVNEDWRIEAVFESYNPPKEIDIPNVIGTVEKGISPGALVFEMEGNRYRLDVTDSGRSYFLIFADLTNGKETYGAGRFLSVEKADSTGRIYIDFNKSYNPPCAFTKFATCPLPPAQNYLKIEVTAGEKNFGEGH, from the coding sequence ATGAAACACTTTAGAATACTATTGGCAGTGCAGACACTTATAATTTTCTCCTCCTGTTCTACTCAATTAAAAGAGAAGGGTGATCCGGCATATGTTTCCGGAATAAAAAAATGGAAGGAAGTCAGGATTGAAAATCTGAAAAAGGAGAACGGCTGGCTGAATCTTGCAGGACTTTTCTGGCTCGGGGAAGGGGAGAATAAATTCGGATCTGACAAATCGAATCAAATAATTTTCCCAGAAGAAAAATCTCCCGGTTTCATGGGAAGTTTTTTCCTGAAGGATTCAATCGTTACGATGAAAATTAATGCAGGTGTTGAAGTGTTCCTTGAAAATTGCGAACTGGTCTCTGAGATTATTCTTAAGCACGACCAGCAGAAAGAAACTACAATCCTCGACCATGGGTCTCTCAGGTGGAACTTAATTAAGAGAGGCGAACGTTATGGTATCAGACTCCGTGACCTTGATGCGGCGCTTGTAAAAAATTTTCAGGGTATTGAATCTTATCCTGTTAACGAAGATTGGAGAATAGAAGCGGTCTTTGAATCATATAATCCTCCTAAAGAGATCGATATTCCTAATGTTATCGGGACAGTTGAAAAAGGGATTTCTCCGGGCGCGCTTGTTTTTGAAATGGAAGGGAATCGATACAGGCTGGATGTTACGGATTCAGGAAGATCCTACTTCCTGATATTTGCCGACCTTACGAACGGAAAGGAGACTTACGGCGCCGGAAGATTTCTTTCGGTTGAAAAAGCCGACTCTACAGGGAGGATTTATATAGACTTTAACAAATCCTATAATCCGCCCTGTGCTTTTACGAAATTTGCTACATGTCCGTTACCGCCGGCGCAGAACTATCTGAAAATTGAAGTAACCGCAGGCGAAAAGAATTTTGGAGAAGGTCACTGA